A section of the Leptospira kobayashii genome encodes:
- a CDS encoding chemotaxis protein CheW, whose protein sequence is MQDIQYLTFRLGEELFGLGILRIKEIIEFESVTNVPMMPDYIPGVINLRGNVVPVLDLNIRFYKRKTEIGRRTCIVITEVSIGAESLDIGLLVDSVEEVLDIQSTSIENAPSFGSKIKLDFVQGLGKIENGFVILLKIDQVLNLEELNQLQEKSSLLTN, encoded by the coding sequence ATGCAAGATATACAGTATTTGACATTTCGACTTGGTGAGGAACTTTTTGGATTGGGTATTCTACGCATCAAGGAGATCATCGAGTTCGAATCGGTTACCAATGTGCCGATGATGCCCGATTACATCCCCGGAGTCATAAATTTGCGAGGGAATGTAGTACCGGTTCTTGATCTGAATATTCGCTTTTACAAAAGAAAAACCGAAATCGGCAGGAGAACCTGCATCGTTATCACGGAAGTGTCAATAGGCGCGGAAAGTTTGGATATAGGTTTGTTAGTCGATTCGGTTGAAGAAGTATTGGATATTCAAAGCACTTCCATTGAAAATGCACCTAGCTTCGGTTCCAAAATCAAATTGGATTTTGTGCAGGGGCTAGGAAAAATAGAAAACGGATTCGTCATATTACTTAAAATCGATCAGGTTTTAAATTTGGAAGAATTGAATCAATTGCAGGAAAAATCCAGTCTTCTTACAAATTGA
- a CDS encoding chemotaxis protein CheD, whose translation MMDSPNEVRDIFLNPGDFYFGGPDLRLRTLLGSCVSIVLWHPKKKIGGMSHYILPGRNNSANMQILEGKYGEEAFLLFLKEIKLTKLPISEFKAKIFGGSDMFSREEEDLKLESNFTNAKLVGQKNINFAKQILSDHSISVISENTGGSKARKIFFTVWDGEVWLETPETTK comes from the coding sequence ATGATGGATTCACCTAACGAAGTTCGAGATATATTCTTAAATCCCGGTGATTTTTATTTCGGGGGACCCGATCTAAGGCTGAGAACCCTACTCGGTTCTTGCGTTTCTATTGTACTTTGGCATCCTAAAAAAAAGATCGGAGGAATGAGTCATTACATTCTTCCTGGTAGAAACAATTCCGCTAATATGCAGATTTTAGAGGGTAAATACGGTGAAGAAGCTTTTCTCCTTTTTTTAAAAGAGATTAAACTCACCAAACTCCCTATTTCCGAATTTAAAGCTAAAATCTTCGGAGGTTCCGATATGTTTTCGAGAGAAGAGGAAGATCTGAAACTAGAATCTAATTTCACAAATGCGAAACTAGTCGGACAGAAAAACATCAACTTCGCAAAACAAATATTATCTGATCATTCCATTTCCGTTATTTCTGAAAATACAGGCGGCTCCAAAGCGAGAAAAATTTTTTTTACTGTCTGGGACGGAGAAGTTTGGCTTGAGACACCAGAAACTACCAAATGA
- a CDS encoding protein-glutamate methylesterase/protein-glutamine glutaminase, whose product MKKIKVFVIDDSAVVRQVLGDLFTKDSGFEFLGAAVDPIFAMDKMAANWPDVIILDIEMPRMDGISFLKKIMKERPTPVVICSTLTEEGSDIAMTALSLGAAEIITKPKIGLKDFLNESSLLLTDSVLAASHIDLGKMAQYSFKEPEATKQKLVTDISQLKATEKIVAIGTSTGGTIALEEVLVKLTKDKCPGIVIVQHMPEKFTEAFAKRLNSVCEIEVREGKDGDRILPGLALIAPGNKHMQVKRSGAQYHIEVSDGPLVNRHKPSVDVLFRSVAKYVGQNAKGIIMTGMGDDGAQGLLEMKQAGAVTVAQNEESCIVFGMPKEAIRRGAADKILPLRDIHRSIIDFYN is encoded by the coding sequence ATGAAAAAAATAAAAGTATTTGTAATCGATGATTCTGCGGTAGTCCGCCAGGTATTAGGAGATTTGTTTACCAAAGATTCCGGCTTTGAATTTTTAGGCGCCGCAGTCGATCCTATATTTGCCATGGACAAAATGGCAGCTAACTGGCCCGATGTGATCATTCTTGACATTGAGATGCCAAGAATGGATGGAATCAGTTTTTTAAAAAAAATTATGAAGGAACGCCCTACTCCCGTTGTCATCTGCTCTACTTTGACGGAAGAAGGTTCCGATATAGCTATGACAGCCCTCAGTTTGGGAGCGGCCGAAATCATTACCAAACCGAAGATCGGGTTGAAGGATTTTTTAAACGAATCTTCACTACTTCTGACGGATTCCGTACTTGCAGCCTCTCATATCGATCTCGGCAAGATGGCTCAATACAGCTTCAAAGAACCCGAGGCCACCAAACAAAAATTAGTTACCGATATTTCGCAACTAAAGGCGACTGAAAAAATCGTTGCGATAGGAACGTCGACCGGAGGAACCATTGCTTTGGAAGAAGTTCTCGTCAAACTAACAAAGGATAAATGCCCCGGTATAGTAATCGTGCAACATATGCCCGAAAAATTTACCGAAGCATTTGCAAAAAGACTGAATTCCGTTTGTGAAATAGAAGTAAGAGAAGGTAAAGACGGGGATAGGATTCTACCCGGACTCGCCCTAATCGCTCCCGGAAACAAACATATGCAGGTAAAGCGATCGGGAGCTCAGTATCATATAGAAGTAAGCGATGGCCCGTTAGTCAATAGACACAAACCGTCTGTTGACGTTCTATTTCGTTCCGTCGCTAAATATGTAGGTCAAAATGCAAAGGGAATCATCATGACCGGAATGGGTGACGACGGTGCACAGGGATTATTGGAGATGAAACAAGCAGGCGCCGTAACAGTTGCTCAGAACGAAGAAAGTTGTATTGTGTTTGGAATGCCGAAAGAAGCGATACGTCGCGGAGCAGCGGATAAAATCCTACCACTCCGTGACATTCATCGTTCGATCATCGATTTTTACAACTGA
- a CDS encoding biotin/lipoyl-containing protein: protein MLDKNLNRIKFQESDSSWIRSFSVESIKCLIVCRGPVRKETMDVFDAIGIREYGILLSEKDSIVYPKALAPELRNFRFPENVHRVPDYMGAGKEEKEARIKQIIEIAKTNGYTHLFAGYGFMAEDAEFIEAIEDAGLTFMGPSSHVARGAGAKDEAKKLARSLKVSVTPGVDNITALALVRKTGNSKEGLLKVAKENGLSFEYNDKLSLEDNAELLLQISYEKTIDITSIADLQKESEIQLEEIWKKFPGKRVRFKYIGGGGGKGQRVINDKSQIDSAVMEILAESKVTAVGSNRNFLIELNIENTRHNEIQLIGNGEWSLSLGGRDCSLQMHEQKLLEISLTQELLQKEVEECKGTNPKKAGILEKDLLTLRDMENQAEVFGKAIRLNSVSTFECIVEGNNFFFMEVNTRIQVEHRVTEMVYKLKFVNPQNPNEYFFIDSLVEAMAVLSVHGIRVPKPERVLRNVSGAEVRINATNRSLQPHAGGIIQSWSPPLEGEIRDDQGICLRNPDTGSFVHYNLAGAYDSNVALLVSYGETRKKNLEVLSNILRKTELRGQNLETNLLVHYGLTEWILGKDAMFKPSTAFMIAYLAGIGSLQSVLNDLDLEYLWTEKLKKADAELKKVLSKKMTLVLRPLEKIFSNPHLLGGFIGHYDGKLWDRSGAKVVFLENPVLILEKLYYYLNLENTDSKPPSEKIWDHDESLLNEAKEFYAEVRTRTGIVSWKELSSLLESGKNPKPDRISDAEWTGSKAAHAGFQAGLEILALLVNVGKKANFFGLDMDDSLEAIVPKEFKTAETRDPLIKILNPPPKMSGDEIVAPMGGMFYSKEAPNLPTLIAEGDHFQAGQPLFIIEVMKMFNKILAPVSGTVVKNLMVDSDGKIVSKAQPIFKIKPDEVLKEESPEEIRSRKVKITTELAAS from the coding sequence ATGCTCGATAAAAATTTAAATCGAATTAAGTTCCAGGAATCCGACTCATCTTGGATTCGTTCTTTCTCCGTTGAATCCATCAAATGTCTGATCGTATGTCGCGGTCCTGTTCGTAAAGAGACCATGGATGTGTTTGATGCAATCGGGATCAGAGAATACGGTATTTTACTTTCCGAAAAAGATTCCATCGTTTATCCGAAAGCACTTGCTCCCGAACTCAGAAACTTCCGTTTTCCTGAAAACGTTCATAGAGTTCCCGATTATATGGGAGCAGGAAAAGAAGAAAAAGAAGCTCGTATCAAACAAATCATCGAGATTGCCAAAACAAACGGTTATACTCATCTTTTTGCTGGTTACGGATTTATGGCGGAAGACGCCGAATTCATCGAAGCGATAGAAGACGCGGGTCTTACGTTTATGGGACCTAGCTCTCATGTGGCACGTGGAGCTGGGGCAAAGGATGAGGCGAAAAAACTCGCTCGTTCCTTGAAAGTATCCGTGACGCCCGGTGTGGACAATATCACTGCACTTGCCTTGGTTCGCAAAACAGGAAATTCCAAAGAGGGATTACTTAAGGTAGCGAAAGAAAACGGACTCAGCTTCGAATACAACGATAAACTTTCTTTGGAAGACAATGCGGAGCTACTGCTTCAAATTTCTTATGAAAAAACAATCGATATTACTTCGATCGCTGATTTGCAAAAAGAATCCGAAATCCAATTGGAAGAAATTTGGAAAAAATTTCCCGGCAAACGGGTTCGTTTCAAATACATCGGTGGCGGTGGTGGAAAAGGCCAAAGGGTCATTAACGACAAGTCGCAGATTGATTCTGCCGTTATGGAAATCCTTGCCGAATCCAAAGTGACCGCAGTCGGTTCCAATCGTAACTTTCTCATCGAATTGAACATTGAAAACACAAGGCATAATGAGATCCAGCTCATCGGAAACGGAGAATGGTCTTTGTCTTTGGGCGGTCGTGATTGTTCTTTGCAAATGCACGAACAAAAACTTTTGGAAATCTCCTTAACTCAGGAACTTCTTCAAAAGGAAGTGGAAGAATGCAAAGGAACCAATCCTAAAAAAGCGGGCATCTTAGAGAAAGATCTACTTACACTTCGTGATATGGAAAACCAAGCCGAAGTTTTCGGTAAGGCGATTCGACTCAATAGTGTTTCCACTTTCGAATGTATCGTAGAGGGAAATAACTTCTTCTTTATGGAAGTGAACACCCGTATCCAAGTGGAACACAGAGTGACCGAGATGGTTTACAAATTGAAATTTGTAAATCCGCAAAACCCGAACGAATATTTCTTTATCGATTCCCTTGTGGAAGCAATGGCGGTATTATCCGTTCATGGAATCAGAGTTCCGAAACCGGAAAGAGTCCTTCGTAATGTTTCCGGCGCGGAAGTTCGCATCAATGCAACTAACAGAAGTTTACAACCTCATGCGGGCGGCATCATACAAAGTTGGTCTCCTCCATTGGAAGGTGAAATTCGGGATGACCAGGGGATTTGCCTGCGTAACCCGGATACAGGTTCCTTTGTGCATTACAATCTTGCCGGTGCTTATGATTCCAACGTAGCATTACTTGTGTCATATGGTGAAACGCGCAAAAAAAACCTGGAAGTACTCAGCAATATCCTTCGCAAAACGGAACTTCGCGGTCAAAATCTGGAAACAAACCTGTTGGTTCATTACGGACTTACGGAATGGATTCTAGGAAAGGATGCGATGTTCAAACCTTCCACTGCGTTTATGATTGCCTATCTCGCAGGAATCGGTTCTTTACAGTCGGTATTAAACGATCTTGATTTGGAATATCTATGGACTGAAAAGTTGAAGAAAGCGGACGCAGAGCTGAAAAAAGTATTATCCAAAAAGATGACGCTTGTTTTGCGACCTTTGGAAAAAATCTTTTCAAACCCTCATCTATTGGGCGGATTTATCGGTCATTATGACGGAAAATTATGGGATCGTAGCGGAGCAAAGGTAGTATTTCTGGAAAATCCGGTATTGATACTGGAAAAACTGTATTACTATCTCAACCTGGAAAATACGGATTCCAAACCTCCTTCGGAAAAAATCTGGGATCATGATGAATCGTTGTTAAACGAAGCAAAAGAGTTTTATGCAGAAGTCCGAACTCGCACTGGAATCGTATCTTGGAAAGAGTTATCTTCCTTACTCGAATCGGGAAAAAATCCGAAACCGGATCGTATCTCCGATGCGGAATGGACCGGTTCGAAAGCGGCTCATGCAGGATTCCAGGCGGGACTTGAGATACTTGCTTTACTTGTAAACGTAGGTAAAAAAGCGAATTTCTTCGGATTGGATATGGATGATTCTTTGGAAGCGATTGTTCCTAAAGAATTCAAAACGGCGGAAACCAGAGATCCTTTGATTAAGATCCTGAACCCACCTCCGAAGATGAGTGGGGACGAAATCGTAGCTCCTATGGGAGGAATGTTCTATTCCAAAGAAGCACCGAATTTACCGACTCTGATTGCGGAAGGAGATCACTTCCAAGCGGGCCAACCTCTATTTATCATTGAAGTCATGAAGATGTTCAATAAGATTCTGGCGCCAGTGAGTGGAACCGTAGTTAAAAATCTAATGGTAGATTCGGACGGTAAGATTGTAAGTAAGGCACAGCCTATTTTCAAGATCAAACCGGATGAAGTTTTAAAAGAAGAATCTCCGGAAGAAATCCGTTCCAGAAAAGTTAAAATTACAACGGAACTGGCTGCAAGCTAA
- a CDS encoding acyl-CoA carboxylase subunit beta: METKQYSLDNPFKNKQNSPAEAKGGIYDDALKLGKELIAKPFEGGGEDRIRVQHSKNRMTVWERIKVLTDSEPNIMYQNWGPNLDGASIITGILKIRGRDVAVYGHDFTLRAGSMDATNGSKLARLIHMAGEHGIPVIGMNDSAGAFVPAGVGGLDGYSEAFTALRKISGVVPSIMLMFGFNAGGGAYLPRQGSFMIQCDNTFFGLTGPGVVKSVLGEDVSADDLGGPKVHGQSGVVDLVTGDELGSLRTAIRLLSYLPDNNRSNAPFYPTSDPMDRFIYEEDILFRKTFNSPTGMNTPFDITLYLQQICDHGEFFEVQPQRARNIVTAFGRIGGNVVGFLANNSAVSSGQIDIGASRKGTRFVRFCNLYNIPMVFVEDTTGFLPGKDQEQNGIVLEGRKLLDSIIDLRTPRLTLIIRNAFGGAYATFNSYYTGASLVFALPTARIAVMGPAGKEYVYKDEITTIQKEFQANLKKGMSDKEAASVRDAKLFEVGQRYEKELMNPKEALSLGSVSSIILPGFTRKVLGTNLNYLMSKYTAAPLSGPQREFE; this comes from the coding sequence ATGGAAACCAAGCAGTATTCCCTAGACAACCCATTCAAAAATAAACAAAACTCCCCGGCCGAAGCCAAGGGAGGGATTTATGACGATGCCTTGAAATTAGGCAAAGAACTGATCGCCAAACCGTTCGAAGGTGGTGGAGAGGATAGAATCCGAGTCCAACATTCCAAGAATAGAATGACTGTTTGGGAGAGGATCAAAGTTCTCACGGATTCGGAACCGAATATCATGTACCAAAACTGGGGCCCGAATTTGGACGGCGCTTCCATCATTACTGGAATCTTAAAAATACGTGGAAGGGATGTTGCCGTTTACGGGCATGACTTCACGCTTCGTGCCGGTTCCATGGATGCAACTAACGGAAGTAAGTTGGCAAGGCTCATCCACATGGCGGGAGAACACGGAATTCCTGTGATCGGTATGAACGATTCCGCCGGTGCCTTTGTTCCTGCGGGAGTGGGTGGACTTGACGGATACTCGGAAGCATTTACCGCACTTCGCAAAATCAGCGGTGTTGTTCCTTCCATTATGTTGATGTTCGGATTCAACGCAGGTGGAGGAGCGTATCTTCCCCGCCAAGGATCGTTTATGATCCAATGCGATAATACTTTCTTCGGTTTGACAGGACCCGGAGTCGTTAAGTCGGTATTAGGTGAAGATGTTTCCGCAGATGATTTGGGCGGACCGAAAGTGCACGGGCAGTCCGGGGTAGTCGATCTTGTCACAGGAGACGAACTCGGTTCTCTTCGCACTGCGATCCGATTGCTTTCCTATCTACCGGATAACAACCGTTCCAATGCTCCTTTTTATCCTACATCGGATCCTATGGACAGGTTCATTTACGAAGAAGATATTTTATTCCGTAAAACTTTCAATAGTCCTACCGGGATGAATACTCCTTTCGATATCACTCTCTATTTACAACAAATCTGTGACCATGGCGAGTTTTTTGAAGTTCAGCCGCAAAGAGCGAGAAACATAGTCACTGCATTCGGTAGAATCGGTGGCAATGTGGTAGGTTTTCTTGCGAACAACTCCGCAGTATCATCCGGACAGATCGATATCGGAGCTTCCCGAAAAGGAACGAGATTCGTTAGATTTTGCAATCTTTACAATATTCCTATGGTTTTTGTGGAAGATACAACAGGTTTCCTACCGGGAAAAGATCAGGAACAAAACGGAATCGTTTTGGAAGGAAGAAAGTTATTGGATTCCATCATCGATCTTCGTACTCCCCGTTTGACTCTTATCATTAGAAATGCATTCGGTGGAGCTTACGCAACATTTAACTCCTATTATACGGGGGCATCTCTGGTTTTCGCACTTCCTACCGCTAGAATTGCAGTTATGGGTCCTGCCGGGAAAGAATATGTTTACAAAGATGAAATCACTACCATTCAAAAAGAGTTCCAGGCAAATCTTAAAAAAGGCATGAGCGACAAGGAAGCCGCAAGTGTGAGAGATGCAAAACTTTTCGAAGTAGGTCAAAGGTATGAAAAGGAATTGATGAATCCGAAAGAGGCATTGTCTCTAGGCTCCGTGTCTTCCATCATCCTACCTGGATTTACCAGAAAGGTTCTGGGAACTAACTTAAATTATTTGATGTCTAAATACACTGCCGCTCCTCTCAGCGGTCCTCAAAGGGAGTTTGAATAG
- a CDS encoding STAS domain-containing protein, whose product MSDAKIILHSERVGETLVIRLLGNLDVHNTHTIEKDLMATVGTATHSIIYNLSDVNFISSAGLRLLVTTLRTSQDRKISISICGLRPAVEKVFDVVGMQQLFTIYPDINSALA is encoded by the coding sequence ATGAGCGATGCAAAGATCATCCTTCATTCGGAGAGAGTAGGAGAAACACTAGTAATCCGTCTCCTGGGCAATCTAGATGTGCATAACACTCATACAATTGAAAAGGACTTAATGGCGACTGTGGGAACAGCGACTCATTCCATTATTTACAACCTCAGTGACGTCAATTTTATATCTTCTGCAGGCTTACGCCTTTTAGTAACTACCTTACGAACCAGCCAAGACCGAAAAATATCCATTTCCATCTGCGGACTTCGTCCTGCCGTGGAAAAGGTATTCGATGTGGTCGGGATGCAGCAACTTTTTACTATCTATCCCGACATCAATTCCGCTCTCGCATAA
- a CDS encoding SpoIIE family protein phosphatase, with translation MSSSLPPVVQRSKEGGFFVSSSHELTDLYHFILSQAKRLVSAKHGSFYLKNERGNLSRVGLVKDTQAAGKIAKHVFLSKKSFLLKKGSHITKDSPPLAESYLACYLGDEIGDLSLGVLLLEGIRHFDHFSEQDLDLINYFSSNLTALFKDTVYSEGENRFFSTLNTAILLLLDNSNIHNNNNRLEYFLEEIIRVSVLINSSLDLNKVLEMVMESAKSVFRTEASSLLLLDEKKEFLLFNTVTGEKKEEISKLKVPVGQGIAGTVAITKQPMIINDAQNDPRVFRDVDKASNFITRNILAAPLIAGDEVIGVIEAINTIDRNNFSQNDIDFFLSFSSACAVAIQKTSLLENLNTANIELKQKLSTLESIFELGQAVLESHDELGLMSRSLAILTKELNADDAGMVILHEGKQNLIQVYARQNGMVFESFYDLSESTQIINSILNREFFTGTVSKELEESFNGLESFVLKDNFVVLPVSPSGSSLKAALYICGKRKKELFGEADVRILKTISSPLAKAYENLRLNQEIITKKSIEKEIEITRKIQNNILPNSILQSVNFDLGVKSVAAKEVSGDFFDFHPYGSEQFSFLVADVSGKSLPAAIFMAMSSSIIRTLSRTSSLSPSELLTEANKLIYEDSQSGMFVTLFFVSFDSSTHKIRFASAGHNDQIWIRKDHSYELLKGKGAPLGVMPAGHYIGGEIDILPGDMLVLYTDGAIEEKNQFEEEFGLDQLIREIIARKEKPSQVIIEEIYQIIRQFSGNSEQYDDFTVMILKFPEQKPESFVKRFNAVSSEIPKMREYLSELLQDKISLPFAFDDILVSVDEAATNIVMHGYKNTNIPNPYFDCMIEMLGDRIIITLVDEGKPFQRDNVPSPSIDANLKGERKGGFGVFLMEKLMDKVSYEFKESKNYTYMEKKIS, from the coding sequence GTGTCCAGTTCTTTACCTCCTGTTGTCCAAAGATCAAAAGAGGGAGGTTTTTTCGTTTCTTCCTCTCACGAGCTTACGGATTTATACCATTTCATCTTAAGTCAAGCCAAAAGGCTTGTCTCCGCAAAACACGGGTCATTCTATCTAAAAAACGAAAGAGGCAATTTATCCAGAGTAGGTCTTGTAAAAGACACCCAGGCCGCCGGGAAAATTGCAAAACATGTTTTTTTATCCAAAAAAAGTTTCCTTCTTAAAAAAGGTTCCCATATTACTAAAGATTCTCCTCCTCTGGCCGAATCGTATCTTGCCTGTTATCTGGGAGATGAGATAGGCGATCTTTCTTTGGGAGTGCTTTTGCTGGAAGGCATCAGGCATTTCGATCATTTTTCGGAGCAAGATCTCGATCTTATCAATTATTTCTCTTCCAACCTTACCGCATTATTCAAAGACACCGTTTACTCGGAAGGTGAAAATCGATTCTTCAGCACTTTAAACACCGCAATACTACTTTTATTAGACAATTCGAATATTCATAATAATAACAACCGTTTGGAGTATTTTTTGGAAGAGATCATTCGGGTTTCCGTTTTGATCAACTCTTCCTTGGATCTAAACAAGGTTCTGGAAATGGTGATGGAGTCCGCAAAATCCGTATTCAGAACGGAAGCGAGTTCTCTACTTCTTTTGGATGAGAAAAAGGAATTTCTATTATTCAATACGGTAACCGGAGAAAAAAAGGAAGAGATTTCCAAACTGAAAGTTCCCGTCGGCCAAGGAATTGCGGGAACGGTTGCCATTACAAAACAACCTATGATCATCAATGACGCTCAAAATGATCCGAGAGTGTTTCGTGATGTGGACAAAGCGTCCAATTTCATTACCAGAAATATTTTAGCGGCGCCTCTCATCGCAGGTGACGAAGTGATCGGCGTGATCGAAGCGATCAATACCATTGATCGGAATAATTTCAGCCAAAACGATATAGATTTCTTTTTGTCTTTCTCTTCCGCTTGTGCGGTAGCGATTCAAAAGACAAGCCTACTGGAAAACCTGAATACCGCGAACATAGAACTCAAACAAAAACTCAGTACTTTGGAATCCATTTTCGAACTCGGACAGGCTGTGCTTGAGTCCCATGATGAATTGGGACTTATGTCCAGATCTCTTGCGATTCTAACCAAAGAATTGAATGCGGATGATGCGGGAATGGTCATATTGCATGAAGGGAAACAAAATCTGATTCAGGTTTATGCCAGACAAAACGGAATGGTTTTCGAATCTTTTTACGATTTATCCGAAAGCACTCAGATCATAAATTCGATTCTAAACAGGGAATTTTTTACAGGAACAGTCTCCAAAGAGTTGGAAGAAAGTTTCAACGGATTGGAATCCTTCGTTTTAAAAGACAATTTTGTCGTTTTACCTGTATCACCTAGCGGTAGTTCGTTGAAAGCGGCTCTCTATATCTGCGGTAAAAGGAAAAAGGAACTTTTCGGGGAAGCAGACGTTCGTATCTTGAAAACGATCTCTTCTCCTTTGGCGAAAGCCTATGAAAACCTACGTTTGAATCAGGAAATCATAACCAAAAAATCCATCGAAAAAGAAATCGAGATTACGAGAAAAATTCAAAACAATATTCTTCCCAACTCCATTCTGCAATCGGTTAATTTCGACTTGGGGGTTAAGTCCGTTGCCGCAAAAGAAGTGTCAGGTGACTTCTTCGATTTCCATCCCTACGGTTCCGAACAATTTTCTTTTTTAGTGGCGGACGTTTCCGGAAAAAGTCTTCCCGCAGCTATTTTTATGGCTATGTCGTCTTCGATCATCCGGACACTTTCCCGAACTTCGTCGCTTTCTCCTTCGGAGCTTCTCACGGAAGCGAATAAACTGATCTACGAGGACTCCCAGTCCGGGATGTTCGTAACTTTGTTTTTTGTCAGTTTTGATTCCTCCACGCATAAGATTCGGTTTGCCTCTGCAGGACACAATGATCAGATTTGGATCAGAAAAGATCATAGTTACGAACTGTTAAAAGGTAAGGGAGCTCCTTTGGGTGTTATGCCTGCCGGTCATTATATCGGTGGGGAAATTGATATTTTACCCGGGGATATGCTTGTTCTTTATACAGATGGGGCAATCGAGGAAAAGAACCAATTCGAAGAAGAATTTGGATTGGATCAGCTGATCCGGGAGATAATTGCTCGTAAAGAGAAACCTTCTCAGGTTATAATAGAAGAGATCTACCAAATCATACGCCAATTTTCAGGAAACTCTGAGCAGTATGATGACTTTACAGTGATGATTTTGAAGTTTCCAGAACAAAAGCCGGAGTCATTCGTGAAAAGATTCAATGCAGTTTCCTCTGAAATTCCAAAGATGCGCGAATACTTATCCGAACTTTTGCAGGACAAAATTTCTTTACCGTTCGCGTTTGATGATATTTTGGTCTCGGTGGACGAAGCTGCGACGAATATAGTGATGCACGGCTATAAAAACACAAATATTCCCAATCCGTATTTCGATTGTATGATAGAAATGTTAGGTGATCGGATCATAATTACCCTGGTTGATGAAGGTAAACCGTTTCAGAGGGATAATGTTCCTTCTCCTTCGATCGATGCCAATTTAAAAGGGGAAAGAAAGGGTGGTTTCGGTGTGTTTCTTATGGAAAAACTAATGGATAAAGTCAGTTACGAATTTAAAGAATCCAAAAACTATACCTATATGGAGAAAAAAATATCATGA
- the def gene encoding peptide deformylase, whose product MAVRKILRIGNPLLRKLAEDVLESEVQTKDFKKLIRDMFETMRFAEGVGLAAPQIGILKKIVVVGQEDDNQRYKGTPEVPNQVIINPEITPLAPAGDGFWEGCLSVPGMRGYVERPSKINLKWRDENFEPHEETIEGYRAIVMQHEIDHLFGVLYVDRLKSTKLFGYNEDIDTEGKILD is encoded by the coding sequence ATGGCAGTTAGAAAAATTTTACGCATTGGCAATCCCTTACTTCGAAAATTAGCGGAAGATGTTCTGGAGTCCGAAGTGCAGACGAAGGATTTCAAAAAACTAATCCGGGATATGTTCGAGACAATGCGATTTGCAGAAGGAGTGGGACTTGCCGCTCCGCAAATTGGAATTTTAAAAAAAATCGTAGTCGTTGGCCAAGAAGATGATAACCAGCGCTACAAAGGAACTCCGGAAGTTCCCAATCAAGTGATTATAAATCCCGAAATCACTCCCCTCGCTCCGGCAGGCGACGGTTTTTGGGAAGGTTGTCTTTCCGTTCCCGGAATGAGAGGATATGTAGAAAGACCCAGCAAAATCAACCTGAAATGGCGAGATGAAAATTTCGAACCTCATGAAGAAACGATCGAAGGTTACAGAGCGATCGTTATGCAGCATGAAATCGATCATTTATTCGGGGTTTTGTACGTGGATCGGCTCAAAAGTACCAAACTGTTCGGTTATAATGAAGACATTGATACCGAAGGGAAAATTCTTGATTAA